The Pseudomonas sp. G2-4 genome window below encodes:
- the msrQ gene encoding protein-methionine-sulfoxide reductase heme-binding subunit MsrQ: protein MRFPIWRIGVFVAAAIWPLFWLYEALMNSLGPDPGKVLVDRLGLGALILLLITLSMTPLQKLTGWAGWVAVRRQLGLWCFAYAVLHLSGYAAFILGFDWSQLGVELSKRPYIIVGGLGFLGLLALAVTSNRYSQRRLGPRWKKLHRLVYLILGLGLLHMLWIVRADLKEWSIYAFIGAVLLVLRIPAIARRTPRLMGRKVPSATKA from the coding sequence ATGCGTTTCCCGATATGGCGAATCGGCGTTTTCGTCGCCGCAGCGATCTGGCCGTTGTTCTGGCTGTACGAGGCCTTGATGAATTCACTGGGTCCTGACCCGGGCAAGGTGCTGGTGGATCGGCTCGGGTTGGGGGCGCTGATCTTGCTGCTGATCACCTTGAGCATGACGCCGCTGCAGAAGCTGACGGGGTGGGCGGGGTGGGTCGCGGTCAGGCGTCAGTTGGGGTTGTGGTGCTTTGCTTATGCAGTGCTGCATCTGAGTGGGTATGCGGCGTTCATACTGGGGTTTGATTGGTCACAGCTGGGCGTTGAGTTGAGCAAGCGGCCTTATATCATTGTTGGTGGGCTTGGGTTTCTCGGTTTGCTGGCGCTGGCGGTTACGTCCAATCGCTACAGCCAGCGGCGACTTGGCCCGCGTTGGAAGAAGCTGCATCGCCTGGTTTATCTGATTTTGGGGCTTGGGTTGTTGCACATGCTGTGGATCGTGCGGGCGGACCTGAAAGAATGGTCGATTTACGCCTTTATAGGTGCGGTACTGTTGGTGCTCAGAATTCCTGCGATTGCGCGTCGGACTCCGCGCTTGATGGGCAGGAAAGTCCCTTCTGCAACAAAAGCGTAA